The following coding sequences lie in one Phaenicophaeus curvirostris isolate KB17595 chromosome 5, BPBGC_Pcur_1.0, whole genome shotgun sequence genomic window:
- the RHOD gene encoding rho-related GTP-binding protein RhoD: MQREHGGQSQGTPRAEVKAVVVGDGGCGKTSLLVAFARGDFPKVYVPTVFEKYTASLEVGGKPVTIHLWDTAGQEDYDRLRPLSYSDANVVLICFDVTNPNSYNNIVTKWYPEVNHFCKGIPVLLVGCKTDLRQDQEVLRKLKEGRLEPISYQQGEAMARQVHAVSYLECSARFQENVRNIFAAACGAALRAARRSQHRRRPKRGCMIC; encoded by the exons ATGCAGCGGGAACACGGGGGGCAGAGCCAGGGGACCCCCCGAGCCGAGGTCAAGGCCGTCGTGGTGGGCGACGGCGGCTGCGGGAAGACGTCACTGCTGGTGGCCTTCGCCAGGGGGGACTTCCCAAAG GTCTACGTCCCCACCGTGTTTGAGAAGTACACGGCCTCCCTGGAGGTCGGCGGCAAGCCCGTGACGATCCACCTCTGGGACACGGCAG GGCAGGAAGACTACGACAGGCTTCGCCCGCTGTCCTACTCGGACGCCAACGTTGTCCTCATCTGCTTTGATGTCACCAACCCCAACAGCTACAACAACATCGTAACGAAG TGGTACCCGGAGGTGAACCACTTCTGCAAGGGCATCCCGGTGCTGCTGGTGGGCTGCAAGACTGACCTGCGGCAGGACCAGGAGGTGCTGCGCAAGCTGAAGGAGGGACGCCTGGAGCCCATCTCCTACCAGCAG GGTGAGGCCATGGCCCGGCAGGTCCACGCCGTGTCCTACTTGGAGTGCTCGGCCAGGTTCCAGGAGAACGTCCGGAACATCTTTGCAGCAGCTTGTGGTGCTGCCCTCAGAGCTGCTCGCCGAAGCCAGCACAGGAGGAGACCCAAGAGGGGCTGCATGATCTGCTGA